A window of Dehalococcoidia bacterium contains these coding sequences:
- a CDS encoding radical SAM protein yields MRSILWPPSLVSRQLTSALYFSYLVKWNHFPQWFFTHGFGSLPVSAGSIGMGCIGFPNHPAWEVTSACNLRCIHCHATSSEPHKDELTTSQAKKFIEDLARVRGFRMLVYTGGEPLVRPDIFELLHHSKRYGFTNVLATNGTLIDEKMAFKLRDAGVVGAAVSLDSSCSQTHNYIRRNDNAFDLAMRGIRSLKRAGILVQVNSTAMDYNFDTLDELIDLADKEGAGIMLMYQLVPVGRGAGIEEATLDITQNEKLLKSLARKQRHVSTIIEPVAGPQYWPYLMQRQGKTNGIHLKFAERVFHGCSAGRGFVYIKANGDVWPCPFVGISAGNVKETPFASIWRQSEVFTALRNREHTLKGACGKCQYRKICGGCRGRAMAYHGDYLAEDPSCFLHRDEIEEPVMKS; encoded by the coding sequence GTGAGGTCCATCTTATGGCCGCCATCGCTGGTTTCCAGGCAACTGACCAGCGCCCTCTATTTTTCCTATCTGGTGAAGTGGAACCATTTCCCCCAGTGGTTTTTTACGCACGGGTTTGGCTCTCTTCCCGTATCGGCAGGTTCCATCGGCATGGGGTGCATCGGCTTTCCCAATCACCCTGCCTGGGAGGTGACATCCGCCTGCAATCTGCGCTGCATTCACTGTCATGCTACCAGCAGCGAACCCCACAAGGATGAACTGACCACCAGTCAAGCCAAGAAATTCATCGAAGATCTCGCCCGGGTCAGGGGATTCCGAATGCTGGTTTACACTGGCGGCGAGCCCCTGGTGCGTCCCGACATCTTCGAACTACTGCATCATTCAAAGAGGTATGGCTTCACAAATGTCCTGGCCACCAATGGCACCCTGATCGATGAGAAGATGGCTTTTAAGCTGAGAGACGCGGGTGTGGTGGGGGCGGCCGTCAGCCTCGATTCCTCCTGTAGCCAAACTCACAATTACATCCGCCGGAATGACAATGCATTCGATCTGGCCATGCGCGGGATAAGATCCCTGAAGCGGGCCGGCATCCTGGTGCAGGTGAACTCTACGGCCATGGATTACAACTTTGACACTCTGGATGAACTCATCGATCTGGCGGATAAAGAAGGGGCAGGCATTATGCTCATGTATCAGCTGGTGCCGGTGGGCCGTGGCGCCGGGATCGAGGAAGCTACTCTGGATATCACCCAGAACGAAAAGCTGCTCAAGTCATTGGCTCGCAAGCAACGGCATGTCTCCACTATCATCGAACCGGTGGCCGGTCCTCAATACTGGCCCTATCTGATGCAGCGGCAAGGGAAAACCAATGGCATTCACCTCAAATTTGCCGAGAGGGTTTTTCACGGGTGCTCCGCGGGACGGGGATTCGTCTATATCAAGGCCAACGGGGATGTGTGGCCCTGTCCTTTTGTGGGCATCAGCGCGGGCAATGTGAAGGAGACGCCTTTCGCCAGCATCTGGCGCCAGTCAGAGGTATTCACCGCTTTGCGGAATCGGGAACACACCCTCAAGGGAGCTTGTGGAAAGTGCCAGTATCGCAAGATATGCGGCGGATGCCGGGGACGGGCCATGGCCTACCACGGAGATTATCTGGCTGAAGATCCCTCCTGTTTCCTTCACCGAGATGAGATTGAGGAACCTGTGATGAAATCCTGA
- a CDS encoding prenyltransferase yields MPGIRRSPGETLKLWLHLSRLPFHSVGVSPFILGTVLAWDIYGTFSLPIFGFATLAVILIMLATYYGGEYHDLEEDSLAAQQGKNPFSGGSQVIVKRLMPRSYAKIGSYTAIGLAGGIGLLLQFYYHTGAWTIPLGLIGMISGFFYSAPPLRWVKRGFGELFIGLSYGWLPVATAFYLQTGTMAGIGNWISIPIACSIFNVILINEFPDYPADLKAGKRNLTVRVGKRAAARIYVTMAIISWLAFVWSVNRGVPSISLLFYLPIFLLGLKAVAMVINKEYLDAKRLEVICGLTIMTNLGTALAYMLAIWLGN; encoded by the coding sequence ATGCCCGGAATCAGACGATCGCCGGGGGAAACCCTGAAATTATGGCTACACCTTTCGCGGCTGCCGTTTCATTCGGTGGGCGTGTCCCCCTTTATTCTGGGGACAGTTCTGGCCTGGGATATCTATGGAACCTTCAGCCTGCCGATTTTCGGTTTTGCCACCCTCGCGGTAATTCTGATCATGCTCGCTACCTACTACGGCGGCGAGTATCATGATCTGGAAGAGGATTCCCTGGCGGCGCAGCAGGGAAAGAACCCCTTTTCCGGCGGCTCCCAGGTAATCGTCAAGAGGCTGATGCCGCGCAGCTACGCCAAAATTGGCTCCTACACAGCGATCGGTCTGGCGGGGGGGATTGGCCTTCTTCTTCAGTTCTACTATCATACCGGCGCGTGGACCATCCCGCTGGGATTGATCGGCATGATCTCCGGGTTCTTCTATTCCGCGCCTCCGCTGCGCTGGGTCAAGCGGGGATTCGGGGAACTGTTTATCGGACTCTCATACGGATGGCTTCCGGTGGCTACTGCCTTCTATCTGCAGACGGGCACTATGGCCGGGATAGGGAACTGGATTTCAATACCGATCGCCTGCAGTATTTTCAACGTCATTCTGATCAATGAATTCCCGGACTATCCGGCTGACCTGAAGGCGGGAAAGAGAAATCTGACCGTCAGAGTAGGGAAGCGTGCCGCAGCCCGAATATACGTTACGATGGCAATCATCTCATGGCTGGCTTTCGTTTGGTCGGTCAATCGCGGAGTGCCGTCTATCAGCCTTCTCTTCTATCTCCCCATCTTCCTGCTGGGACTGAAGGCCGTGGCCATGGTGATCAATAAAGAATATCTGGACGCGAAACGTCTTGAGGTGATCTGCGGACTGACGATCATGACCAATCTGGGAACCGCGCTGGCCTATATGCTGGCTATCTGGTTGGGAAACTGA